From a region of the Triticum aestivum cultivar Chinese Spring chromosome 7D, IWGSC CS RefSeq v2.1, whole genome shotgun sequence genome:
- the LOC123165615 gene encoding putative pentatricopeptide repeat-containing protein At5g08310, mitochondrial yields MALRRIAGASTSSSFFKSFTTVLPQAAEPAPASPSYLAHHLLDEFSRPRASRDGERLRRLAAHLTAPAVESVIARLPSWRHALDFFRWADEQPGFRHSCYSFNAMASLLRRRQPAHLDRLAADALAAGCPMTPGALGFLLRCLGDAGLPDTAARVFDSARARLSCTPNSYTFNCLLDALAKAGRADDAEARLQEMLVKCGDGSVDKYTLTSLLQCYSNAGRPDDANDVFQRMSQHGWVDEHVLTMLAVAFSKWGKVDGAVELVGRMEVLGMRPSEKTLSVLVHGFAKQRRIDKAIEMFDKMATYGYVADLPMYGVLIEGLCRQKKIGKAVKIFEVMKSSEVVPDVRLLKNMIEAFIHEGDFAIVGPFINENAGKLKPSDVTALYNVVLQGLVNHGQVEVAYQLLTSRVRGVQGISDGLTVGAHVFDTMQDVKPNSDSFNIVVCGLCKVKKLDDALALVKDMVGFGSKGKLLMFNDLIYELCNADRLDEGYKLFNQMKDLGVIPTEFTYNSLFYGICRRKDPNGASDLLREMCTNGHRPWIKNCTEMVQQLCFSGRITEALGFLEEMLKMGFLPDIVTYSAAMNGLCKTGEVDNALGLFRDISAKSYLPDVVAHNILINGFRLSGKLNEAQEIMEEMLEKGLFPSVVTYNLMIDVWCKSGNIEKAVDCLNKMVDEEKSPTVVTYTSLIDGLCGAGRPDEAIVLWHKMSDKSCAPNKIAYTAFVNGLCKCGRVETALTYYEEMMTKGFVLDTFSCLYFINALISNGNTTKGCELLKEVLQRDMTQGDDLKMVGLINKAVEVLSKDGRTSPEISILVEKGLISRAQTMGKKDGN; encoded by the coding sequence ATGGCTCTCCGGCGCATCGCCGGCGCGTCCACGTCGTCCTCCTTCTTCAAGTCCTTCACCACTGTTCTCCCACAGGCAGCAGAGCCCGCGCCCGCCTCCCCGTCCTACCTCGCCCACCACCTGCTCGACGAATTCTCCCGCCCGCGCGCCTCCCGCGACGgggagcgcctccgccgcctcgcggCCCACCTCACCGCTCCCGCCGTGGAATCCGTCATCGCGCGGCTCCCGTCCTGGCGCCACGCGCTCGACTTCTTCCGCTGGGCCGACGAGCAGCCGGGCTTCCGCCACTCCTGCTACTCGTTCAACGCCATGGCCTCGCTCCTGCGGCGCCGCCAGCCCGCCCACCTCGACCGCCTTGCCGCCGACGCGCTCGCCGCGGGCTGCCCCATGACGCCCGGCGCGCTGGggttcctcctccgctgcctcggcGACGCCGGGCTTCCTGACACCGCCGCTCGCGTCTTTGACAGCGCGAGGGCGCGCCTTAGCTGCACTCCCAACTCGTACACCTTCAACTGCCTTCTTGACGCGCTGGCTAAGGCCGGCCGCGCGGACGACGCGGAGGCAAGGCTCCAGGAGATGCTGGTGAAATGCGGGGATGGAAGTGTCGACAAGTACACCCTCACCTCGCTCCTGCAGTGCTACTCCAATGCAGGCCGTCCAGATGACGCCAATGACGTGTTCCAAAGGATGAGCCAGCATGGGTGGGTGGACGAGCATGTGCTGACGATGCTGGCGGTGGCGTTCAGCAAATGGGGGAAGGTGGACGGGGCGGTTGAGCTCGTGGGGAGGATGGAAGTGTTGGGGATGAGGCCGAGTGAGAAGACACTTAGCGTGCTAGTCCATGGGTTTGCAAAACAGCGCAGGATCGACAAAGCCATTGAGATGTTTGACAAGATGGCCACTTATGGTTATGTTGCTGATTTGCCAATGTACGGCGTGTTAATTGAGGGTCTCTGCAGGCAGAAGAAAATAGGAAAGGCGGTGAAAATATTTGAGGTAATGAAGAGCAGCGAGGTTGTTCCTGATGTCCGCTTACTCAAGAATATGATTGAGGCTTTCATTCATGAAGGAGATTTTGCCATTGTTGGCCCGTTTATCAATGAAAATGCTGGGAAGTTAAAACCTAGTGATGTTACTGCACTGTACAATGTGGTTCTACAAGGGCTTGTTAACCACGGGCAGGTAGAAGTAGCTTATCAGTTGCTCACCTCAAGGGTACGTGGTGTTCAGGGGATTAGTGATGGTTTGACTGTTGGTGCACATGTGTTCGATACCATGCAGGATGTGAAGCCAAACTCTGATTCCTTCAACATTGTTGTGTGCGGCCTTTGTAAGGTTAAGAAGCTGGATGATGCCTTAGCTCTCGTAAAGGATATGGTTGGCTTTGGCAGCAAGGGAAAGCTATTGATGTTTAATGATTTGATCTATGAGTTGTGCAATGCAGATAGGTTAGATGAAGGATACAAATTGTTTAACCAAATGAAGGATCTTGGTGTGATTCCCACGGAGTTCACATATAATTCATTATTTTATGGCATTTGCAGGAGAAAAGATCCAAATGGTGCTTCTGATTTACTGAGGGAGATGTGCACCAATGGACATAGACCATGGATAAAGAATTGCACAGAAATGGTGCAACAGCTTTGCTTTAGTGGCAGGATAACAGAAGCTCTTGGCTTTCTAGAAGAAATGCTCAAAATGGGTTTTCTTCCTGATATCGTGACATACTCCGCAGCCATGAATGGACTGTGTAAAACCGGTGAGGTGGACAATGCGTTAGGACTCTTCCGTGACATTTCTGCCAAATCTTATCTTCCTGATGTGGTAGCACATAATATCTTGATAAATGGGTTCCGTCTATCAGGTAAATTAAATGAGGCGCAAGAAATTATGGAAGAGATGTTGGAGAAGGGTCTGTTTCCGTCTGTTGTTACCTACAACCTTATGATCGATGTTTGGTGCAAGTCTGGCAATATTGAAAAAGCGGTTGATTGCTTAAATAAAATGGTTGATGAAGAAAAGTCGCCAACAGTAGTTACATATACAAGCTTGATAGATGGACTCTGCGGTGCTGGAAGACCTGACGAAGCCATTGTTTTGTGGCACAAAATGAGTGATAAAAGTTGTGCTCCAAATAAGATAGCTTATACTGCTTTTGTAAATGGATTGTGCAAGTGTGGTCGAGTAGAGACTGCTCTGACCTACTATGAGGAGATGATGACGAAAGGTTTTGTGTTAGATACCTTTTCCTGCTTATATTTTATAAATGCTTTGATATCAAATGGGAATACAACTAAAGGATGTGAACTTCTGAAAGAGGTTCTTCAAAGGGACATGACACAGGGTGATGATTTGAAAATGGTAGGATTGATAAATAAAGCAGTTGAAGTGTTGTCTAAAGATGGAAGAACTTCTCCAGAGATAAGTATACTTGTAGAGAAAGGTTTAATTTCAAGGGCTCAAACTATGGGCAAGAAAGATGGAAACTGA
- the LOC123165972 gene encoding uncharacterized protein, with the protein MPLGGSGGEHGYGEPAAARGGRDEEDPSCSPHPAPLPLLPGLAVVPMASENEKKNKKLKHVRQEDALMEILSRVPCRPLCRFKCVSKEWLALCSYSHVHKRSPQAMSGFFYNDHGCRFHNLSGKGPPMVDPDLSFLRSSYKHFCVTQCSNSLLLCKCWKVLSVPYPKQLGWNSLPKGKPEQFFEWPEADEFDHVVCNPATQEWTSLPPIELPDHLPLFRPSKYFLGFDAAIPSRFVVFVPLNSSQTYGLSADMIYSSDTGGWTFTQHNDFSTYPISYLESTFLNNTMHFPTRYSVIVTVDMERKDWTEIKMPRGMTNEYGDVSIGKSQGRLFAWHIKNEGDYQLSIWVLENYDSGNWTLKCTVSCSKLFGRDCRENYESYSMFAIHPECNLIFLTDNKKKTLSYDMDNQEVHIICATGDFLEGLPYTPSFVEWTSDGH; encoded by the exons ATGCCGCTAGGAGGTAGCGGAGGCGAGCACGGCTACggggagccggcagccgcccgcggAGGCCGGGACGAGGAAGATCCATCCTGTTCTCCGCATCCGGCACCGTTGCCGTTGCTGCCTGGCCTCGCCGTCGTTCCCATGGCATCTGAG AacgagaagaagaacaagaaactgaAGCATGTGCGGCAGGAGGACGCTCTCATGGAGATCCTGTCACGGGTGCCCTGCAGGCCGCTGTGCCGCTTCAAGTGCGTGTCCAAAGAGTGGCTCGCCCTCTGCTCCTACTCCCACGTCCACAAGAGGTCGCCGCAGGCCATGTCCGGCTTCTTCTACAATGATCACGGTTGCCGTTTCCACAATTTGTCCGGAAAAGGTCCTCCCATGGTCGACCCCGACCTCTCATTCTTACGCAGCAGCTATAAGCATTTCTGTGTCACGCAATGCAGCAACAGCCTTCTCCTTTGCAAATGCTGGAAAgttctgtcgg TTCCCTATCCCAAGCAACTCGGTTGGAATTCTCTTCCCAAAGGAAAACCCGAGCAATTTTTTGAATGGCCCGAGGCCGACGAATTCGATCACGTTGTCTGCAATCCTGCCACTCAGGAGTGGACTTCGTTGCCTCCTATAGAATTGCCTGATCACCTTCCGCTTTTCCGCCCAAGCAAATACTTTTTGGGTTTTGACGCGGCCATTCCTTCCCGCTTCGTCGTGTTTGTGCCCCTGAACTCATCTCAGACATATGGCCTGTCGGCAGACATGATCTACTCATCAGATACTGGAGGATGGACTTTCACACAGCACAATGATTTCAGTACATATCCAATTAGTTATTTGGAAAGCACCTTCCTGAATAACACTATGCATTTCCCTACTCGTTATTCGGTAATAGTCACAGTGGATATGGAAAGGAAAGATTGGACCGAGATTAAGATGCCACGTGGCATGACAAATGAATATGGTGATGTTTCCATTGGGAAGTCCCAGGGACGCTTGTTTGCTTGGCATATAAAGAATGAAGGTGATTATCAACTCTCTATTTGGGTTCTTGAAAATTATGACAGCGGAAACTGGACCCTAAAGTGTACTGTTAGCTGTTCCAAACTGTTTGGAAGGGATTGTCGCGAAAATTACGAGTCCTACTCGATGTTCGCAATTCATCCAGAATGTAATTTGATTTTCCTTACTGACAATAAGAAGAAGACATTGTCATATGATATGGATAATCAGGAAGTACATATTATCTGTGCTACTGGAGATTTCTTGGAAGGTCTACCTTACACTCCCTCTTTTGTGGAATGGACATCAGATGGTCACTAA